One genomic window of Ignavibacteria bacterium includes the following:
- a CDS encoding HAMP domain-containing protein, whose product MKLQTKLNIFFLLLGVGIILIEYFLLHLHGTALSTLLILVFIAIAGNILSKHIAKPINEIAQAAEEIRSGNLEKRISVSSNDEIGKLAESINTMVQKLNDDIVQLKKLEQVRSEFLGNVSHELRTPIFSLQASIETLLNGAIDDANVNRDFLQKALNNTHRLNDLLSDLMEISRIESGEMKMSFRYFPLHEFLAQIISEFSSLAQQKKISLSLESNNESLQVFGDREQLKIVFSNLISNALKFTEEDGSVIVSYEKTIPGIRCTVKDNGCGISEEHLPRIFERFYRVDKNRSRELGGTGLGLAIAKHIVEAHGSKIDVQSELGKGSAFRFTLKTE is encoded by the coding sequence CTGCGCTTTCCACGTTGCTCATTCTCGTTTTTATTGCCATCGCCGGAAATATTCTTTCCAAACACATTGCAAAACCGATTAACGAAATTGCGCAAGCGGCAGAAGAAATTCGTTCGGGAAATTTAGAGAAAAGAATTTCTGTCTCGTCCAACGATGAAATTGGAAAACTTGCCGAATCTATAAATACGATGGTGCAAAAACTTAACGATGATATTGTGCAATTAAAAAAGTTGGAACAAGTACGCAGCGAGTTTCTCGGTAACGTTTCGCACGAATTACGTACGCCGATTTTTTCTTTGCAAGCATCCATCGAAACATTGTTGAATGGAGCAATTGATGATGCAAACGTGAATCGCGATTTCTTGCAGAAAGCATTGAACAATACACATCGTCTTAATGATTTGCTTTCCGATTTGATGGAAATTTCTCGCATCGAATCCGGCGAAATGAAAATGTCGTTTCGCTATTTTCCTTTGCACGAATTTCTCGCGCAAATCATTTCAGAATTTTCTTCTCTTGCGCAACAGAAAAAAATTTCTCTTTCTCTTGAATCAAATAACGAATCATTACAAGTATTTGGCGATAGAGAACAATTGAAAATTGTTTTCTCCAATCTCATTTCCAACGCACTAAAATTCACCGAGGAAGACGGAAGCGTCATTGTTTCGTACGAAAAAACAATTCCTGGTATTCGCTGTACGGTGAAAGACAACGGTTGCGGAATTTCCGAAGAACATTTGCCCAGAATTTTTGAACGCTTCTATCGCGTGGATAAAAATCGTTCGCGGGAACTTGGCGGAACGGGATTAGGACTTGCCATTGCAAAACATATTGTGGAAGCGCACGGAAGTAAGATTGATGTGCAAAGCGAACTCGGCAAAGGAAGTGCGTTTCGGTTTACGTTGAAAACGGAATAG
- a CDS encoding DUF47 family protein: protein MKLDNLIQSLLPRDEKFYIMFEQSAQILFDASLVMKKFPTVTLEERQTLCAEITEHEHRADIIAHQIFAELSATFVTPFDREDIHHLASSLDDVLDYLDGSAHRFVLYKIKECPQAIATLIDVLHLSITELARGVAMLRDFRNPEPLQKIIHKINDYENQADSIFEQAIARLFEEEKDPIQIIKLKEIYVGLETATDKCEDAANVLESLLIKHA, encoded by the coding sequence ATGAAACTCGATAATCTTATTCAATCATTACTTCCTCGCGACGAAAAATTTTACATTATGTTCGAACAGTCCGCGCAAATTCTCTTCGATGCGTCGCTCGTAATGAAGAAATTTCCTACGGTAACGTTGGAAGAACGCCAAACGTTGTGTGCAGAAATTACCGAACATGAACATCGTGCTGATATTATTGCACATCAAATTTTTGCAGAACTTAGCGCAACATTTGTAACTCCGTTTGACCGCGAAGATATTCATCATCTTGCATCCTCATTGGATGACGTGTTGGATTATCTCGATGGAAGCGCACATCGGTTCGTGTTGTATAAAATTAAAGAATGCCCTCAGGCAATAGCAACGTTAATTGACGTTCTTCACCTCTCTATCACAGAACTTGCACGTGGAGTAGCGATGTTGCGTGATTTCCGTAATCCTGAACCATTACAAAAAATCATCCATAAAATCAATGATTATGAAAATCAAGCAGACAGCATTTTTGAGCAAGCCATCGCCAGATTATTTGAAGAAGAAAAAGATCCGATTCAAATTATCAAATTGAAAGAAATATATGTAGGTCTCGAAACAGCGACGGATAAATGCGAAGATGCGGCAAACGTCCTCGAATCGCTTTTGATTAAACACGCATAA
- a CDS encoding inorganic phosphate transporter, whose protein sequence is MLTFVIIIIFIALLFDFLNGMNDAANSIATVVSTRVLTPRQAVIWAAFFNFIAAFGFGVHVATTIGKGIVEASIISNELIFSTLIGASLWTHFCTHYGLPISVSHSLIGGLIGSGLVKAGFDGLVAGGIIKVSIFIFLSPLVGFVFGLLLMVTVMWLFRNFSPRSVDRTFRFGQLFSAAAYSLGHGTNDAQKTMGIIAIVLYTNGMLGSEFYVPFWVIIAAHTAIGLGTLAGGWRVIKTLGMKLTHLRPVGGFCAESSSALVLLGTALFGIPVSTTHTISGAIMGVGSTQRVSGVRWGVAGKIILAWVFTIPASAIVSAIIFELLNLLM, encoded by the coding sequence ATGCTTACTTTTGTTATCATCATAATATTTATTGCATTGTTGTTCGATTTCCTCAATGGAATGAACGATGCCGCAAATTCTATTGCTACCGTTGTATCAACACGTGTACTCACTCCACGTCAAGCAGTTATTTGGGCAGCGTTTTTTAATTTTATTGCTGCGTTCGGATTTGGTGTTCATGTTGCAACGACGATTGGAAAAGGCATTGTTGAAGCGTCTATCATTTCCAATGAACTGATTTTTTCCACACTTATTGGCGCTTCACTTTGGACTCACTTTTGCACGCATTATGGCTTACCCATCAGCGTTTCACATTCTTTGATTGGAGGGTTAATAGGAAGTGGATTAGTAAAAGCAGGGTTCGACGGACTTGTAGCAGGTGGAATTATTAAGGTATCAATTTTTATTTTTTTATCGCCATTGGTCGGTTTTGTTTTTGGTTTGCTGTTAATGGTAACTGTAATGTGGCTTTTCCGAAATTTTTCTCCTCGAAGTGTTGACCGCACGTTTCGTTTCGGACAATTATTTTCTGCTGCGGCATACAGTTTAGGACACGGCACAAATGATGCGCAAAAGACAATGGGAATAATTGCAATTGTTCTTTATACAAATGGAATGTTAGGAAGTGAATTTTATGTACCCTTTTGGGTAATTATAGCCGCACATACGGCGATAGGATTGGGAACACTTGCCGGTGGATGGCGTGTTATAAAAACACTTGGAATGAAATTGACGCATCTTCGTCCTGTGGGTGGTTTTTGCGCCGAATCATCATCTGCATTGGTGCTTCTTGGAACTGCACTTTTTGGAATTCCCGTGAGTACAACACATACTATTTCGGGAGCAATCATGGGAGTTGGTTCTACGCAACGAGTTTCCGGTGTTCGCTGGGGAGTTGCAGGAAAAATAATTCTTGCATGGGTTTTTACAATTCCGGCATCGGCGATTGTTAGTGCAATCATTTTTGAATTGCTAAACTTATTGATGTGA
- a CDS encoding CoA-binding protein has product MNSEIQIIKHIFSFVKNIAIVGLSDNPERSSYGVASYLLRAGFTIVPVNPAIEHVFGIPSITSLKDIGKPIDLVNIFRRSEFVPEIVDDAISIGAKSIWMQEGVINEHAAELARANNIPVVMNRCIAVAHRLLL; this is encoded by the coding sequence ATGAACAGTGAAATACAAATCATAAAACATATTTTTTCTTTTGTAAAAAATATCGCCATTGTTGGACTTTCCGATAATCCCGAACGTTCAAGTTATGGAGTTGCATCCTATTTACTGCGCGCTGGTTTCACCATCGTTCCCGTTAATCCTGCAATTGAACATGTTTTTGGAATACCAAGCATTACTTCATTAAAAGATATTGGAAAGCCGATTGATCTCGTGAATATCTTCCGACGTTCAGAATTTGTTCCCGAAATTGTTGATGATGCGATTTCCATCGGCGCAAAATCTATCTGGATGCAAGAAGGAGTCATCAACGAACACGCCGCAGAACTTGCACGCGCAAACAACATTCCAGTAGTGATGAACCGATGCATTGCTGTCGCTCATCGGCTGCTACTGTGA